The region GTCTTGTGAAAATCCATTGGATTCCTTCCCGGGGCGGCGATTTGGGACTCCTATTTTAATGGTTGCCCAACCGCCGAACCATGACGGAGTCACATCTCCAACGGGGAGAATCGAAATCAGGGGATCAGGGGTATTCGTCAAACTGCCGCGTTAACCCGTTTCGGTCCGAGTCTCTCGCCGACAGAGACCTTTCGGTAGGAAGGCGAAGGGTGTCGGTCAAATCGATGCGATTTGACGCACCCCGTTGTCTCTCCTTTTCGAACCAGAGACACGGCCGCCGGGGGCCGAATTGACGGAAACCCTTGGCAGGGCGGCAAGAAACGCGAACGGCCGAGAGCAGAGACTCTCGGCCGACGGTGTGAACTGGCGGGGACGCCGATTTCGGCGTCGTTTACGAAGCTCCCCCGGTAGGACTCGAACCTACGACAAGCCGGTTAACAGCCGGCTGCTCTACCGACTGAGCTACAGGGGAGTGCGAGCAGCAGTGAAGCTCTCAATACTAGCCCATCCCGCCGAACCCTGCAAGCGTAGTGCAGGCCGGCGCGGGGCGCCTGGGCAAGGGTCCACCCGGATTGAACGGCAATGGAGCCTGCCAAGCCCGAACAGGGGCCAGGATCTGGCAGGTCCGCGCAACGGACGCCGGCGCCAGACGGAAGCAGATTTCCGACGGAAGCAGATTCCACACCAAAGCGGAGCCACGCGAGCCCCGCCAGCAACTCAGCAGAAGTCCGCCAGCAGATCAGCCGAGCCCTACCGGCAAATCAGCAGAAACCAGGGCGGTCCAAACGGTCGCGCTCCGGACCTGGCGGGGCAAACACCCTTCAGTCTCAACCCTCCGGCGACCGCTGCTTCTCCATCCAGACGCGGTTGCCCCGGTCGCGGTACTCCACCTGGCTCATGAAATTCCGCATCAGCATCAACCCGCGCCCCGATGGCACCTCGAGGTTCTCTTCCAGCGTCGGGTCGGGCACGTCCGCCGGATTGAAGCCGTCGCCCGCGTCCTCAATCTCGATCTCCATCCGTTCCGCCGAAACACAGGCTTGCACCCTGACCACCTTGTCCGGGTGGTAGCCGTTGCCGTGCTTGATCGCGTTGACCAACGCCTCCTCGACCGACAAATGCACCCCAAACTGGTCGTCCTCGCTCCAGCCGTGCTCCTGCAACTGAGCCAACAACGCCTCCAAGATGCTGCGGCCAGCCCCCGTTTCGCTGGGGATCTCCCACTGCTGCGACCATGCCCAGATACTGCGCGCCATGTGCTTTGGAGTGCTCGCCATGAAACTCATCAAGCGCACCCGGAAACGACAACCGAGCCGCCTGCCCCCAAAAGTGAATACGGAATCTGGATTGTGACGAGATGCTGGATGTGCCGCGGAACTCCCTTTCCCAGGGCCTCCATGA is a window of Phycisphaerae bacterium DNA encoding:
- a CDS encoding ATP-binding protein, whose protein sequence is MARSIWAWSQQWEIPSETGAGRSILEALLAQLQEHGWSEDDQFGVHLSVEEALVNAIKHGNGYHPDKVVRVQACVSAERMEIEIEDAGDGFNPADVPDPTLEENLEVPSGRGLMLMRNFMSQVEYRDRGNRVWMEKQRSPEG